A genomic region of Solanum stenotomum isolate F172 unplaced genomic scaffold, ASM1918654v1 scaffold25311, whole genome shotgun sequence contains the following coding sequences:
- the LOC125851371 gene encoding uncharacterized protein LOC125851371, with protein sequence MSVAAMGIVSGGNGFLSQFFTSDSAASTHQFCCFSVNSSPLHMNFSRSGCLVKRGSLLSPRVSVSTTGNAKIDGVDDQLSLSPDEIKPARKSADWKAARTYSERGLIFEGKVEGFNGGGLLIRFYSLVGFLPFPQMSPYHSCKEPQKTIQEIARDLTGSVLSVKVIQADEDRRRLIFSEKEASWLKFSNKINVGDIYQAKVGSVEDYGAFVHLRFPDGSYHLTGLVHVSEVSWDLVHDVRDILTEGDDVRVKIINIDREKSRITLSIKQLEEDPLLETLDKVIHKDASVHTDSLDSNGSSIIEPLPGLETIIEELLQEDGIYDIIISRQGFEKRVVSQDLQLWLSNAPATGDQFTLLARAGRQVQEIQLTTSLDQEGIKRALQRVLERVP encoded by the exons ATGTCTGTTGCAGCAATGGGCATAGTTTCAGGAGGCAATGGGTTTCTTTCACAGTTTTTTACAAGTGATTCAGCTGCTTCTACTCATCAGTTTTGTTGTTTTTCAGTGAATTCAAGCCCATTGCATATGAATTTTTCAAGGAGTGGTTGTTTGGTGAAAAGGGGTTCTTTGTTAAGCCCTAGAGTTTCAGTTTCTACTACTGGTAATGCTAAGATTGATGGAGTTGATGATCAGTTATCTTTGTCACCTGATGAGATCAAACCAGCTCGG AAGTCTGCTGATTGGAAAGCAGCAAGGACATACAGTGAGAGGGGACTGATATTTGAGGGCAAGGTTGAAGGCTTCAATGGTGGTGGTTTGCTGATTCGATTTTATTCTCTCGTGGGTTTTCTGCCCTTCCCACAGATGAGCCCTTATCACTCTTGTAAAG aaCCACAAAAGACAATTCAAGAGATTGCGAGAGACTTGACCGGTTCTGTCCTCTCTGTGAAG GTAATCCAAGCTGATGAGGACAGACGACGATTGATATTCTCTGAAAAGGAAGCTAGCTGGTTGAagttttctaataaaataaatgtagGTGATATTTATCAAGCAAAGGTCGGTTCAGTTGAGGATTATGGTGCTTTTGTTCATCTGCGTTTCCCAGATG GATCTTATCACCTCACTGGGCTTGTCCATGTCTCAGAAGTGTCTTGGGATTTAGTTCATGATGTCAGAGACATCCTCACAGAAGGAGACGATGTGAGggttaaaatcataaatattgacag GGAAAAATCTAGGATTACCTTGTCAATTAAACAATTGGAGGAAGATCCTCTGCTGGAAACTCTGGATAAAGTAATTCATAAG GATGCATCCGTCCATACTGATTCCTTGGATTCGAATGGCAGCTCGATTATTGAGCCTCTTCCTGGGCTTGAAACAATAATCGAGGAACTACTGCAAGAAGACGG CATATATGATATAATAATCAGTCGACAAGGATTTGAAAAACGAGTCGTTTCACAGGACTTACAGCTTTGGTTGTCAAAT GCACCAGCTACTGGGGATCAGTTTACTCTACTTGCTCGGGCTGGAAGACAG GTGCAAGAAATACAACTGACAACATCGCTTGATCAAGAAGGAATAAAAAGGGCTCTACAACGAGTCCTAGAACGTGTACCATGA
- the LOC125851408 gene encoding ras-related protein RABA5b-like: MDSSDDDVEEYLFKIVIIGDSAVGKSNLLSRYARDEFNLHSKATIGVEFQTQVLEINGKEVKAQIWDTAGQERFRAVTSAYYRGAFGALLVYDISRRSTFESVTRWLDELNTHCDTTVAKMLVGNKCDLDNIRDVSIEEGAKLAEAEGLFFMETSALDSTNVNKAFEIVIREIYSNVSRKVLNSDSYKAELSINRVNLVKDDGEGSKRSWSNCCSR; the protein is encoded by the exons ATGGATTCATCAGATGATGATGTTGAAGAGTATCTTTTCAAGATTGTAATAATAGGGGATTCAGCAGTTGGGAAATCAAATTTGTTGTCAAGATATGCAAGGGATGAGTTTAATTTGCATTCTAAAGCTACTATTGGAGTTGAATTTCAGACCCAAGTTCTTGAAATTAATGGGAAAGAAGTTAAAGCTCAGATTTGGGATACTGCTGGACAAGAAAGGTTTAGAGCTGTTACTTCTGCTTATTATCGTGGTGCTTTTGGTGCACTCCTTGTGTATGATATAAGTCGGAGGAGTACTTTTGAAAGTGTTACTAGGTGGCTTGATGAGCTCAATA CTCATTGTGATACAACAGTCGCAAAGATGCTGGTAGGAAACAAATGTGATTTGGACAACATTAGAGACGTTAGTATTGAAGAAGGGGCGAAGCTTGCAGAAGCAGAAGGATTGTTCTTCATGGAGACATCCGCGTTGGATTCTACAAACGTTAATAAGGCTTTTGAGATTGTTATCCGTGAAATCTATAGCAATGTCAGCCGAAAGGTCTTGAATTCGGATTCCTACAAGGCAGAGTTATCTATTAACAGGGTAAACCTTGTAAAAGACGACGGAGAAGGATCAAAACGATCTTGGAGCAATTGTTGCTCAAGATAA
- the LOC125851409 gene encoding cytochrome b561 and DOMON domain-containing protein At3g25290-like: protein MGLYESCCVIVLCFMFLLLNPQFSYSMSCTSQKFTNNKLYEHCNDLPHLNCYIHWTYNPKISSLNLAFVATPTKPDGWISWGINPIGTGMVGTQSLIAFKNLNDTIVVKTFKLNSYKSIVPGELEYRVSNMEAMYSNEMMVIFASVELPKGMRELNQVWQVGNLVLNGKFPGIHDFQLENLNSKGKLDLMKGKNVNNGLEDTMVKNRNIHGILNIVSWGILFPIGIMIARYLRTFVDPIWFYVHVTCQISSYIIGVSGWATGLKLGSQSKGIMYNSHRDFGIALFCLATLQVFALFLRPKKEHKYRFYWNMYHHGIGYGVLVLGIINVFKGLEILQPGSKWKLAYIIFLSIIGGIALILEAITWTIVLKKKPGKSNINKLYDGQNGSQQPLT, encoded by the exons ATGGGATTGTATGAATCATGTTGTGTTATAGTCCTATGTTTTATGTTCTTACTTTTGAATCCTCAATTTTCATATTCCATGTCATGTACATCACAAAAGTTCACCAACAACAAATTGTATGAACATTGCAATGACTTGCCACATTTGAATTGTTACATTCATTGGACTTACAATCCAaaaatttcttctttaaatttagCCTTTGTAGCTACTCCTACCAAGCCTGATGGATGGATTTCTTGGGGAATCAATCCAATTGGGACAGGAATGGTTGGTACACAATCGTTGATCGCGTTTAAAAATCTCAACGATACTATAGTTGTGAAAACCTTCAAGTTGAACTCGTATAAATCTATCGTACCAGGGGAACTTGAGTATCGCGTTTCGAATATGGAAGCAATGTATAGTAATGAGATGATGGTAATTTTTGCTAGTGTAGAATTACCTAAAGGAATGAGAGAGTTGAATCAAGTATGGCAAGTTGGAAATTTAGTGTTAAATGGGAAATTTCCAGGAATTCATGATTTTCAACTTGAGAATTTGAATTCCAAAGGAAAACTTGATTTGatgaaaggaaaaaatgttAATAATGGTCTTGAGGATACTATGGTCAAGAATAGAAAT ATTCATGGAATTTTGAATATTGTGAGTTGGGGAATTTTATTTCCAATTGGAATTATGATTGCAAGGTATCTAAGAACATTTGTGGATCCAATATGGTTTTATGTTCATGTGACTTGTCAAATATCATCTTATATTATTGGAGTTTCTGGTTGGGCAACTGGTCTAAAACTTGGAAGCCAATCCAAAGGAATTATGTACAATTCCCATAGAGATTTTGGTATTGCCTTGTTTTGTCTTGCAACTCTACAG GTATTTGCACTATTTCTGAGGCCAAAGAAGGAACACAAATACAGATTTTATTGGAATATGTATCATCATGGAATTGGATATGGTGTACTTGTTCTAGGCATCATTAATGTATTTAAAGGTCTTGAAATTTTGCAACCAGGAAGCAAATGGAAATTGGcttatattattttcctttcaattATTGGAGGAATTGCTCTTATTTTAGAAGCAATTACTTGGACAATTGTTCTTAAAAAGAAGCCTGGAAAATCAAATATTAACAAACTTTATGATGGACAAAATGGAAGTCAACAACCTCTcacttga
- the LOC125851369 gene encoding DNA topoisomerase 3-beta isoform X1, with protein MAPKVLMVAEKPSIALSIASVLSGAQMSTRRGSTEVHEFDAMFLGSRAHYKVTSVIGHVFSVDFPAAFQDWTTTNPSDLFQAPILKKETNPKAHICRHLSQEARGCTHLVLWLDCDREGENICFEVIECTGFHTSDGRRIYRARFSSVTEKDILKAMNNLVEPNRDEALSVDARQEIDLKVGVAFTRFQTSYFNGKYGNLDARVISYGPCQTPTLGFCVDRYLQITMFKPEKFWMLHPYIMYKGYELKLEWERSRLFDADVSAMFRNRIIEDGIMKVVRVSEKLESKARPSGLNTVNLLKVASSALGFGPQLTMQLAERLYTQGFISYPRTESTAYPSSFDFKGTLGALVHNPVFGAYAQKLFTESYNKPRAGTDAGDHPPITPMRSASEDSLGNDAWKLYQYICQHFLGTLSPDCKYRRIKVEFESGGEQFQCVGQLATVKGFTSIMPWLAISEKNLPEFAVGEKIEISKAELDEGNTSPPDYLTESELISLMEKHGIGTDASISVHINNICERNYVQVQAGRRLAPTPLGISLIRGYQCIDSDLCLPDIRSFIEHQITLVAKGQADHSMVVQHVLEQFRRKFSYFVKQIDNMDALFEAQFSPLSDSGRLLSKCGKCLRYMKYISTQPARLYCGTCEEVYYVPQKGTVKLYKELTCPLDNFELLLCSMPGPEGKSFPLCPYCFNCPPFEGIDTFFGAPKTGDSTKLGKGVGMPCFLCPHTTCPHSVIAQGVCACPECSGTLVLDPVSAPKWRLYCNMCNCLVSLPEGAHRISTTQDKCPECDSTIIEVDFNKKTTPLKDGATLHKGCILCDELLHSLVEMKHGRSFSRHGRRGRGRGRGRGRGGYRGRGRGSNKQEDPKMSFRDF; from the exons atgGCTCCAAAAGTTCTCATG GTTGCAGAGAAGCCTAGCATTGCTTTATCGATTGCCTCAGTACTATCTGGTGCTCAA ATGTCAACACGAAGAGGTAGTACAGAAGTCCATGAGTTCGATGCGATGTTTCTTGGATCACGTGCACATTATAAAGTGACTTCAGTGATTGGTCATGTTTTCAG CGTAGACTTTCCAGCAGCTTTTCAAGATTGGACAACTACAAATCCTTCAGATCTTTTCCAGGCACCGATACTTAAGAAGGAAACAAACCCCAAG GCTCATATTTGTAGGCATCTAAGCCAGGAAGCTCGTGGTTGTACACATTTGGTGCTATGGCTGGACTGTGATCGTGAAGGAGAAAATATATGCTTTGAAG TTATAGAGTGCACTGGATTTCACACAAGCGATGGTAGAAGAATTTACCGTGCTCGATTCTCTTCTGTTACTGAAAAAGATATTCTGAAGGCAATGAATAACCTAGTTGAACCCAACAGAGATGAAGCACTGTCTGTAGATGCACGCCAAGAGATTGATTTGAAAGTTGGAGTTGCATTTACACGTTTCCAGACTAGTTATTTCAATGGGAAATATGGCAATCTTGATGCAAGGGTTATCTC CTATGGGCCATGTCAAACTCCTACGCTTGGGTTCTGTGTGGATCGTTACCTGCAAATCACTATGTTCAAGCCAGAAAAGTTTTGGATGCTGCATCCATACATTATGTACAAGGGGTATGAACTCAAGTTAGAATGGGAACGTAGCAGGTTGTTTGATGCTGAT GTTTCTGCAATGTTTCGGAACAGAATAATAGAGGATGGGATTATGAAAGTTGTTCGTGTATCTGAAAAACTGGAATCCAAAGCTCGTCCTTCTGGTCTAAACACAGTAAATCTTCTGAAG gTAGCATCAAGTGCACTGGGCTTTGGTCCCCAGTTAACTATGCAGTTGGCTGAGCGTCTGTATACTCAAGGTTTTATCAG CTATCCACGTACAGAAAGCACAGCATATCCTTCTTCTTTTGACTTCAAAGGAACACTAGGGGCGTTGGTGCATAATCCTGTATTTGGTGCTTATGCGCAAAAGCTTTTTACTGAAAGTTATAATAAGCCACGGGCAGGAACTGATGCAGGCGATCATCCTCCAATAACTCCGATGCGTTCTGCTAGTGAGGATAGTTTGGGGAATGATGCATGGAAACTGTACCAGTACATCTGCCAGCATTTTTTGGGAACTCTCTCTCCAGATTGCAAATATAGAAG GataaaagttgaatttgaaagtGGTGGAGAGCAATTTCAGTGCGTTGGGCAGCTTGCCACAGTCAAAGGATTCACCTCTATTATGCCATGGCTGGCTATTAGTGAGAAGAATCTTCCTGAGTTTGCTGTAGGAGAGAAAATCGAGATTTCTAAGGCTGAACTAGATGAG GGGAACACTTCGCCTCCGGATTATCTCACCGAAAGTGAGCTGATCTCTTTGATGGAGAAACATGGTATTGGAACAGATGCGTCAATCTCTGTGCATATTAACAACATATGCGAACGCAATTATGTCCAG GTACAAGCTGGGCGGCGATTGGCTCCAACTCCCCTGGGTATCAGCTTGATAAGAGGGTATCAATGCATAGATTCTGATCTCTGTTTGCCTGACATACGAAGTTTCATTGAGCATCAGATCACTTTGGTAGCTAAAGGTCAAGCAGATCATTCAATGGTTGTGCAGCATGTACTAGAACAATTCAGAAGGAAGTTCAGTTATTTTGTTAAGCAG ATTGATAACATGGACGCATTATTTGAAGCCCAATTTTCTCCACTCTCCGACTCTGGACGTCTCCTCAGTAAATGTGGCAAATGCTTGCGATATATGAAATACATATCTACTCAACCAGCTCGACTGTACTGTGGTACCTGTGAGGAAGTCTATTACGTACCTCAGAAGGGTAcagtcaag CTATACAAGGAGCTTACTTGCCCCCTTGATAATTTCGAGCTGTTACTATGTAGCATGCCCGGTCCAGAAGGCAAGTCGTTCCCTCTCTGTCCTTATTGCTTCAACTGTCCCCCGTTTGAAGGCATTGATACATTTTTTGGTGCTCCTAAAACTGGTGATTCAACCAAGTTGGGAAAGGGAGTCGGAATGCCTTGCTTCCTCTGTCCTCACACCACATGTCCACATTCTGTGATCGCACAAGGCGTTTGTGCCTGCCCAGAATGCAGTGGTACACTTGTTCTTGATCCAGTCAGCGCTCCAAAATGGAGGCTCTACTGCAACATGTGCAATTGTCTTGTTTCCTTGCCCGAAGGAGCTCATCGGATTTCTACAACTCAAGATAAGTGTCCTGAATGTGATTCAACTATCATAGAAGTCGATTTCAACAAGAAAACAACGCCCTTAAAAGATGGAGCTACACTCCATAAGGGATGTATTCTTTGCGACGAGCTGCTGCATTCACTTGTGGAAATGAAACATGGAAGATCGTTTTCTAGACATGGCAGGAGAGGACGaggtagaggaagaggaagaggaagaggaggataTCGCGGAAGAGGACGGGGCAGCAACAAACAAGAAGACCCAAAAATGAGTTTCCGAGATTTCTGA
- the LOC125851369 gene encoding DNA topoisomerase 3-beta isoform X2 has protein sequence MFSDFPAAFQDWTTTNPSDLFQAPILKKETNPKAHICRHLSQEARGCTHLVLWLDCDREGENICFEVIECTGFHTSDGRRIYRARFSSVTEKDILKAMNNLVEPNRDEALSVDARQEIDLKVGVAFTRFQTSYFNGKYGNLDARVISYGPCQTPTLGFCVDRYLQITMFKPEKFWMLHPYIMYKGYELKLEWERSRLFDADVSAMFRNRIIEDGIMKVVRVSEKLESKARPSGLNTVNLLKVASSALGFGPQLTMQLAERLYTQGFISYPRTESTAYPSSFDFKGTLGALVHNPVFGAYAQKLFTESYNKPRAGTDAGDHPPITPMRSASEDSLGNDAWKLYQYICQHFLGTLSPDCKYRRIKVEFESGGEQFQCVGQLATVKGFTSIMPWLAISEKNLPEFAVGEKIEISKAELDEGNTSPPDYLTESELISLMEKHGIGTDASISVHINNICERNYVQVQAGRRLAPTPLGISLIRGYQCIDSDLCLPDIRSFIEHQITLVAKGQADHSMVVQHVLEQFRRKFSYFVKQIDNMDALFEAQFSPLSDSGRLLSKCGKCLRYMKYISTQPARLYCGTCEEVYYVPQKGTVKLYKELTCPLDNFELLLCSMPGPEGKSFPLCPYCFNCPPFEGIDTFFGAPKTGDSTKLGKGVGMPCFLCPHTTCPHSVIAQGVCACPECSGTLVLDPVSAPKWRLYCNMCNCLVSLPEGAHRISTTQDKCPECDSTIIEVDFNKKTTPLKDGATLHKGCILCDELLHSLVEMKHGRSFSRHGRRGRGRGRGRGRGGYRGRGRGSNKQEDPKMSFRDF, from the exons ATGTTTTCAG ACTTTCCAGCAGCTTTTCAAGATTGGACAACTACAAATCCTTCAGATCTTTTCCAGGCACCGATACTTAAGAAGGAAACAAACCCCAAG GCTCATATTTGTAGGCATCTAAGCCAGGAAGCTCGTGGTTGTACACATTTGGTGCTATGGCTGGACTGTGATCGTGAAGGAGAAAATATATGCTTTGAAG TTATAGAGTGCACTGGATTTCACACAAGCGATGGTAGAAGAATTTACCGTGCTCGATTCTCTTCTGTTACTGAAAAAGATATTCTGAAGGCAATGAATAACCTAGTTGAACCCAACAGAGATGAAGCACTGTCTGTAGATGCACGCCAAGAGATTGATTTGAAAGTTGGAGTTGCATTTACACGTTTCCAGACTAGTTATTTCAATGGGAAATATGGCAATCTTGATGCAAGGGTTATCTC CTATGGGCCATGTCAAACTCCTACGCTTGGGTTCTGTGTGGATCGTTACCTGCAAATCACTATGTTCAAGCCAGAAAAGTTTTGGATGCTGCATCCATACATTATGTACAAGGGGTATGAACTCAAGTTAGAATGGGAACGTAGCAGGTTGTTTGATGCTGAT GTTTCTGCAATGTTTCGGAACAGAATAATAGAGGATGGGATTATGAAAGTTGTTCGTGTATCTGAAAAACTGGAATCCAAAGCTCGTCCTTCTGGTCTAAACACAGTAAATCTTCTGAAG gTAGCATCAAGTGCACTGGGCTTTGGTCCCCAGTTAACTATGCAGTTGGCTGAGCGTCTGTATACTCAAGGTTTTATCAG CTATCCACGTACAGAAAGCACAGCATATCCTTCTTCTTTTGACTTCAAAGGAACACTAGGGGCGTTGGTGCATAATCCTGTATTTGGTGCTTATGCGCAAAAGCTTTTTACTGAAAGTTATAATAAGCCACGGGCAGGAACTGATGCAGGCGATCATCCTCCAATAACTCCGATGCGTTCTGCTAGTGAGGATAGTTTGGGGAATGATGCATGGAAACTGTACCAGTACATCTGCCAGCATTTTTTGGGAACTCTCTCTCCAGATTGCAAATATAGAAG GataaaagttgaatttgaaagtGGTGGAGAGCAATTTCAGTGCGTTGGGCAGCTTGCCACAGTCAAAGGATTCACCTCTATTATGCCATGGCTGGCTATTAGTGAGAAGAATCTTCCTGAGTTTGCTGTAGGAGAGAAAATCGAGATTTCTAAGGCTGAACTAGATGAG GGGAACACTTCGCCTCCGGATTATCTCACCGAAAGTGAGCTGATCTCTTTGATGGAGAAACATGGTATTGGAACAGATGCGTCAATCTCTGTGCATATTAACAACATATGCGAACGCAATTATGTCCAG GTACAAGCTGGGCGGCGATTGGCTCCAACTCCCCTGGGTATCAGCTTGATAAGAGGGTATCAATGCATAGATTCTGATCTCTGTTTGCCTGACATACGAAGTTTCATTGAGCATCAGATCACTTTGGTAGCTAAAGGTCAAGCAGATCATTCAATGGTTGTGCAGCATGTACTAGAACAATTCAGAAGGAAGTTCAGTTATTTTGTTAAGCAG ATTGATAACATGGACGCATTATTTGAAGCCCAATTTTCTCCACTCTCCGACTCTGGACGTCTCCTCAGTAAATGTGGCAAATGCTTGCGATATATGAAATACATATCTACTCAACCAGCTCGACTGTACTGTGGTACCTGTGAGGAAGTCTATTACGTACCTCAGAAGGGTAcagtcaag CTATACAAGGAGCTTACTTGCCCCCTTGATAATTTCGAGCTGTTACTATGTAGCATGCCCGGTCCAGAAGGCAAGTCGTTCCCTCTCTGTCCTTATTGCTTCAACTGTCCCCCGTTTGAAGGCATTGATACATTTTTTGGTGCTCCTAAAACTGGTGATTCAACCAAGTTGGGAAAGGGAGTCGGAATGCCTTGCTTCCTCTGTCCTCACACCACATGTCCACATTCTGTGATCGCACAAGGCGTTTGTGCCTGCCCAGAATGCAGTGGTACACTTGTTCTTGATCCAGTCAGCGCTCCAAAATGGAGGCTCTACTGCAACATGTGCAATTGTCTTGTTTCCTTGCCCGAAGGAGCTCATCGGATTTCTACAACTCAAGATAAGTGTCCTGAATGTGATTCAACTATCATAGAAGTCGATTTCAACAAGAAAACAACGCCCTTAAAAGATGGAGCTACACTCCATAAGGGATGTATTCTTTGCGACGAGCTGCTGCATTCACTTGTGGAAATGAAACATGGAAGATCGTTTTCTAGACATGGCAGGAGAGGACGaggtagaggaagaggaagaggaagaggaggataTCGCGGAAGAGGACGGGGCAGCAACAAACAAGAAGACCCAAAAATGAGTTTCCGAGATTTCTGA